Sequence from the Ziziphus jujuba cultivar Dongzao chromosome 9, ASM3175591v1 genome:
GAGATTGGGTATTGTTAGGGACCCTTTCTTCACTTCTGGAACTGGATCTCTACAATCACAAGCatttgaaaatcattttcaaactTTAAGGTATTAGAATAgctgaaaatcatttgaaaatcttcttttttttttttctttttttttggttgaataacTTTAAGGTATCAGAATAGctgaatatataatttgatgtttGTATCtattaattatagttttttttttttttcaaagttctAAACAAAACCAAATAAGTTAATCATATTAACTACAAATTTTACAATTATTATCGTCAACATTGATAAATAGCGAAACTCGCACTAACCATGTAATGAATATATAATTTCGTTGATTATTGAAGGGAAAAAGGTGAAATTTTGATCGACAATTTAGAAATAGCCAACATTTACGAAATCTTGAACATCACGGCGAGCGGTGAAGCAACAGCTATACTGGCAGAGTTCAAATTATACTTGAATCAATATTTAAAGAAGCTTGTGGTTTCCCCAGTTCGATCCTTAGCAGATGTGATAGCCTTCAATCAAAGGTACCCAGATTTGGTAAGTATATATTAAACTatacaacattaaaaaaaaaaaaaaggaaaaggaaaagaaaaagaaaaaagtgttctttatttttgttatttccaCTAAAAAATGTTGCACTGGGTTTTGTGCAGGAATTGACAGAGGAATATGGGCAAGAAGTATTTCTTGCAGCGCAAGCCACAAATGGGATTGGGGATATGGAGAAAGCTGCAATATTGAATTTGGAAAGACTAAGTAGAGAGGGATTTGAAAAGCTGGTGACAGAGAAGAATCTAGATGCATTAGTGAGTCCTGGTCCTGATGTTTCTCCTGTGCTTGCAATTGGGGGATTTCCAGGAATTAATGTGCCTGCTGGGTATGATGACGATGGTGTTCCATTTGGCATTAATTTTGGGGGACTAAAAGGCTCAGAGCCTAAGCTAATTGAGGTTGCATATAGTTTTGAGCAAGCCACAAAAGTTAGGAAGCAGCCACCTACACTTCAACCTTAGTCAAATTATTCACCTAAAAAAAGTCTTCATCAAACCTCATACCTGTATAGACTCGTGTGGGAGCTCAGTGGTTAGCACACCACAGCCCGGCCAGTGGAAGTTGGGTTGGAGTCTTGGGGGGAAGGGGATGCCAGGGggcatagccaaaaaaaaaacctcatacctatataaatatagtatctTATGAAATTCTGAAATAACATGATGTGAAATCATCTATCACCAGTaataatttatctttattttgcaGACTATATTCCTCCACTAATTAAGAACGTACTGagcttaatttttctttcaatttatcCCTATTCCCTAACTAAAGAAGATTTTGGAGTGTAGTTTGTTAATATCGCGTCAAAAACCAGATAATTTAATGTCACATtgttaatatcatttttagGTGTAGTGGTTAAgccattattttttcaaatttgaatttccaTAACTTtttcttcaaacaaaaaaaaaaaaaaaaaaaaaaaaaaagaaaagaaaagccaatTTTGATTGTTTGTTACTTAGAAATTCTTagcaattaaaacaaaaaatgtcgTTTCTCTAAGTACGTAGATGACATATGGgtaacagattttttttttttttttttttttttggggtgtagGGCTCAATCTGACTAAATTCTTTGATTATTGGTGCTGCAGCTTGTTATAGCTGGCCATCTATTTTCGAGAATGGAAGACATTCTTCATTTGCCATTtagaaatatttatgatttttatcatTAGTATAAAGCAatggaatataataataaaaaatcttcaagaagccaaaatccatcaaaaaaaaagaaggaaaataataataataatattaataactttATATGGTAAGTTTTTAGTGTATGAAGCTCTGAGCAAAATGGAAATGCGCGCGGGCCAGACAAACAAAACTTAATTGCCATATTTACTTTGTACTTTCTTTAGAAATCAAGAAAATCTGAGCAAATTAGGATAAGCAATTAATCTGAAAGAGTTATTTTTAGCAAGCCTTTTAACACTATTATTCCTGCTCTAGTATAGAAAGAAATTTTGAGTACGTCATCCCCCCCAAGACTGGATCCCGAGCACACACAGGCTGGGATGTGGAAACTCTGCCACTTGAGCTCCACGTCGAGTCACGTTAGGATAAGAAGTTACTATACTATACATGATGAATATCTAATAAATATCTTATCTACATTGATTTTGAGCTGTTAGAtgatgaataaaaatttagacttTTTGTTGACAGGGCGTATCATGACTCATTAAATAGCAATTTTATTGAATTGGCAATATAATCATATCCCATATTTGTAGCCTTAATTCttgtatataattaattgtatagTTGACTTCATTATTGAGAGAGAGAACTTGCCTTGTACagtatatgcaaaattattatcttatttttttattctattatttttaatatagtaTCAGAGTCAGAGATTTAAGAAGTTATGGGTCTAAAACTTAACAACTTCAtcgaaaaattaaaaacacatgtAACACCCagaaagaagtaaaaaaaaaaatgggcctACATGTGCTGCGgggaatattataaaaaaataacaattaaatgaaaattcacATTCTATCAGCTTAAGCTTCTAGAATAAGTAGtattttaatatgatatcaTACTTTGGATGTTGTTCCTTGTCCAAAAGGTTATAAGCTTATAGGACGTCAATGGATATACTCTATCAAACAAAAATCTGATGGATCCTTAGATCGCTATAAAGCACATCTAGTTGCTCTTGGAAATTGGTAAGAGTTTGGGATTGATTATCATGAGACATTTGCAACTGTAGCCAAAATGACAATTGTTTGCACTTTATTAGCTATTGTAGGTTGGCAATCATGGCCACTTTTTCATATGGATgtcaaaaatacatttttacatGGAGATCTTCAAGAAGAGGTTTATATGCAACTTCCACTTGGGGTACAATTTGATTCTAAAAATCATGTATGTTGTCTTTGTCATTCCTTGTATGGATTTAAACAAGTTCCGCAAGCATGTTTCAAAAATTCAGCAATTTTCTTCACACATTGGATTTTAAGGAGAGTTATAATGATCCTTCAAGGTTTCTTCGTCATTCTGCTAGCTGTTGGTATCACCATTCTTCTTGTTTATATTGACGATATTATTATTACAGGTACTGATACTTATAGAATTAAGGAATTACAAGCTTCTTTACATTCTTTATTtcatatgaaagatcttggaatTCTTACTTATTTCCTTGGACTTGAAGTACATCATTCTGACTAAGGTATTTTTATCAAGCAACACAAGTATACTCATGACTTAATTGCTTTAGCTGGACTTGAGAATTCTGCTCCTGTAGATACTCCACTCGAAATTAATGTGAAATATTCTCAAAAGAATAGTGATTTGCTTCCTGATCCCACAATATATCGTTGGCTAATTGGGAGTTTGATTTATTTAACCATTACTAGACCAGATATTTCTTATGCTGTTAACTTGATGAGTCAGTTTATGCAACAACCTCGGCATCTACATCTTGCAGCAGTTAAACGGATAATTCGTTATTTGATTGGGACTCCTAGTCGTGGAATATTCTATAAAACACATTCCTCTCTTGTTCTTAAAGCATATAGTGATGCAAATTGGGCTGGATGTCCTGATACTCGCTGAGCAACCACTGGATGGTGTATGTATCTTGGTGATGCACTTATTTCTTGGAAGTGTCAAAAACAAAGGAAACTATCCAAATCTTCTACTGAGTCGGAATATCGTGCTTTGTCTTCTGCTTGTTCTGAAATTGTTTGGCTTCGTCATTTTTTATCCAAATTAGGTTCTCCTCAAGCTTATCCTACTCCTCTTCGTGTTGATAATATGATGCCATTTGAATCACTGTCAATCCCATACTTCAcgaaagaactaagcatattgAATTAGATTGCCACTACATTCGTGATCGTGATGCATATGTTGATAACGTTATCATTATTCCTTGTGTTTTTACTGAATTTCAAAGAGCAGATATTCTAACCAAGGCTTTGACAAAAATACGACATCAGTTCTTAGTTGGCAAATTCATGCTTCTTGATTCCCCTACATCAATTTGACGGAGGGTATCAAAGCGTAACATGCTTATCAAATAGCAATTTTATTGAATTGGCAATCTCAGCACATCCATATTCATAGCCTATATTCTTGTATGTATTTAATTGTATAGTTGACCCATTATTGAGGGAGAGAACATGTCTTGTACAAGATATTAAACTTGTATAAAAAGAATCATCTTAAAGAGAATGGCACGGGAATTTCAAACAGCAGATATTCTAACCAAGGCTTTGACAAAAATACGACATCAGTTCTTAGTTGGCAAATTCATGCTTCTTGATTCCCTTGCATCAATTTGAGGGAGGGTGTCAAAGCGTAACATGCTCATCAAATAGCAATTTTATTGAATTGGCAATCTCAGCACATCCATATTCATAGCCTATATTCTTGTATGTATTTAATTGTATAGTTGACCCGTTATTGAGGGAGAGAACATGCCTTGTACAAGATATTAAACTTGTATAAAAAGAGTCATCTTAAAGAGAATGGCACGGCAATTTTTGAAGCaaaattattatgttatttacttattctattatttaacaaatcaaAGGTTaggattttattgatttaaaaaaaaaattataataacagtagcatatgtatatatctataaaattgAGTCCGCACCATGATAACCAATGGCGCATCATTTATGGTGCAGGACTGTTGTATCCAGAGCTCTATATCTATAAAACCATATAACCTTAAGGCCAATctcatacccaaaaaaaaaaaaaaaaaaaaaaacaaaaagaaagaatggaaGGAAAATTGTTGATATTGGGATTGGCTTTGATCCTTATTAGCATTGCCACCATACCAATAGCACATTGTGCTTACCACTCTGAAACTCTGCCTAATGTCATGAAGGAGAAGATCACAAATCTCCACTTCTTCCTTTTCGATATCCTCAGTGGCTCCAAACCGAGTGCAGTGGAAGTAGCCCGTGCCAACATCTCCAAAGGTGACACGTCACCGACGCCGTTCGGTAGCCTGTTCGCCATCGACGATCCTATCAGAGAAGGTCCCGAGGCGAGTTCGAAGGTCATAGGCAATGCACAAGGGCTCTTCGTGTCATCATCAAGTCAGCCTGGTACGTTGGGATTGGTGATGTATGTGGATTTCGGTTTCACCACCGGTAAGTTTAACGGAAGCTCTTTCACCGTGGCTTCGAGAAATCCAATCACGGAGGGTGAACGTGAGCTGGCCATCGTAGGAGGGAGAGGCAAGTTCAGGATGGCTAGAGGGTTTGCGAAGCTCAACacctatttttttaatactacaAATGGTGATGCCATTATAGAGTATAATGTGACTCTCATTCATTATTGATGAGGAGGCATCCTGGAATATCTAAATTTATTTCTTGATTATTATGACCAGTCTAGAAAACGGCTgatatagaattatatatatatatatatatatatatatatatatatatataaaataatgacgATGGTTTATTATATAGCTCATCATATATTACTATGGTAATATTAATACGCTACTTTTTGTGTATTAAGTATCAATTCAGTTTTACATATTTCCCTGgggatccttttttttttttttttttttttttttttttgagacttATAAGAGGAAAATTTGAAAGTCTGAATTTCATATGAAGTCAGCAAATAAAACGTCAAGCTTTCTTCATATACGCATATAGTTTAggtaaaaacagaaagaaaaagaaaatcagacaCAGATATAGAAGAAAAGGTTACCAcgtttgttttttgggttttttttttttttttttttttggttcttggtTTTTATGCTTTTCTACTTAATTGTGTAtgatttacttaaatatttgtTAGTGATACTTTTATGTCTTAAAATGAACTTATTTTAATTCATCAACacactttgttttgtttttagacTTAGGACTTaatttttatcaacaaaaagaaaaaatacttaGGATTTAATCTAAGATTTTTGTGTCTTAATTGAAAAGACAAACTTTATAGCTTATATCTTATTAAAATGTcccttatttttaaaataaaattttacaagattattttaacaaaaaaaacaatacatttCAACTTTGTCATCAATGTAGTTGAATGGGCCTCATACTTATGGATCAACAAACTGGTTCAGAACTCGAAATTGGCCAAACTGACCTGGGATTCTAAAAACTTCAAACGAGTCTCAGTCTCAGGAATGGCCCAACGTCTTCGAGACCCATTcatgaatattaaaatttgttaattaaggttaaaaatgtcactttattaatttctttgttgatatgacttatcttataaaaaaaaaaaaaacaaaacaaaaaaacaaagcaaagcGAAACAAGGAAGACAtaatcatttaaagtttatttaGATGTAAGATGCacttaaatcttttaaaatttaaaacaaataaacaaatgcaaCCTTAGAATTTGTTTGACATTTTAATTGATTATAAACTTAAAtgtaatacaaaacaaaaataaactaaaaaaaaaaaattaatggttgtatttttttccctctcttaatTTTATGGTTCTTGAAATGATTAACAAACTCTAACTACTatttataataacaattaaaataaacaaaacacgCACACAATTAAATAGACaatgaacaaaaatgaaaaataaaaatcatcacgTAGGTTACTAAAATGACACCTAATTTTGCTCCCTTTTGGGTTTCTGGAATTAAATATGGTTTCCCTCGAGGTTTGTAAGGAAAATGGTGAGATAATTACAAAAATCACTCTAGACTTTGGatcatcaatttcaatttgGCTTCTAAACTTTTTTGACTATCAGTCGGACTATAAATTATTCTATAGAGTTTGATAAAATTGACCAACTAACATGCAAATAGATAGCTTGTATATATTAAACAAGCTattgttaaattctaaatttctcATGGAATAATTGCATTTTT
This genomic interval carries:
- the LOC107427555 gene encoding dirigent protein 4 is translated as MEGKLLILGLALILISIATIPIAHCAYHSETLPNVMKEKITNLHFFLFDILSGSKPSAVEVARANISKGDTSPTPFGSLFAIDDPIREGPEASSKVIGNAQGLFVSSSSQPGTLGLVMYVDFGFTTGKFNGSSFTVASRNPITEGERELAIVGGRGKFRMARGFAKLNTYFFNTTNGDAIIEYNVTLIHY